A stretch of DNA from Anaerobacillus isosaccharinicus:
ATTACTGGTGTCGAAACTACGATCCCTTTCCATATTGCCTTACTCGAACATGAAGACTTTATTAAAGGAAATTTTAATACGAAGTTTTTAGAAGTTAATAAAATTATTTAATTTTGCAATTCAAACTAGAATTTATGATGCTAAAAACCGTAAAATCAAAAAAGAGTGGAGGCGACGTTGTGACAGATAAACCTACTAAAGAGAAAATAACAGATGTAGCGCTCCAACTTTTTGAGCAAAACGGATACCATGCAGTGACAGTTGATAAAATTGTGAAATTAAGTGGAACGAGTAAAGGAACATTTTATCATTACTTCAAATCCAAAGATGAGCTATTATACAATGTCCACGATTACTTTATAACCTATGTACTTGATAAAGCTACTGAAGCCTATGAAATGTGGAAAACACCGACTGAACGGCTTAATGCAATCATTAAATCGTTTGTTATGATGTTCGACATGTATCGGCCGCATGTTACTGTGTTTTATCAAGAAAGTTTATACTTAGCACCAGAATACTTTTTCGAAATAAAACAAAAACGCGATCAGTATAAGGAAATGATGTTCAAAGTTGTCCAAGAAGGAATTGATCTAGGAGAATTTCGAAAAGAGCTTCCGGTACCGATTACGTCAATGGCTATATTCGGTATGATCAACTGGACCTATAAGTGGTATAAGACTGATGGGAAATACTCTATTGTAGATATTGCAAATATTTATGCAGACTTTGTTCTTCATTCAATTTTGACGAAGGATGCATTAAAAACATACGAGCATCTATTAAATAATGACTAAGCCTAGGAGGGTATAAAAATGTTTAAAGTAAATGATCTAAGGGAATTAATTCGTGCTGTTGACCGTTCAAATATCGATGAGTTAATTGTAAAAGGTGAAAATAATGAGAAGGTCGTTATTCGGAAAAAGGGTGCAGTAGTTACTACGAGCGAAACAGTGGAAGC
This window harbors:
- a CDS encoding TetR/AcrR family transcriptional regulator; amino-acid sequence: MTDKPTKEKITDVALQLFEQNGYHAVTVDKIVKLSGTSKGTFYHYFKSKDELLYNVHDYFITYVLDKATEAYEMWKTPTERLNAIIKSFVMMFDMYRPHVTVFYQESLYLAPEYFFEIKQKRDQYKEMMFKVVQEGIDLGEFRKELPVPITSMAIFGMINWTYKWYKTDGKYSIVDIANIYADFVLHSILTKDALKTYEHLLNND